A window of Solea solea chromosome 18, fSolSol10.1, whole genome shotgun sequence contains these coding sequences:
- the map4k5 gene encoding mitogen-activated protein kinase kinase kinase kinase 5 isoform X3, with translation MDIFPRPSGEIQRRNPQHDFELIQRVGSGTYGDVYKARNIQTGELAAVKIIKLEPGDDFSIIQQEIFMVKECMHHNIVAYFGSYLCREKLWICMEYCGGGSLQDIYHVTGPLSELQIAYVSRETLQGLGYLHTKGKMHRDIKGANILLTDNGDVKLADFGVAAKITATIAKRKSFIGTPYWMAPEVAAVEKNGGYNQLCDIWAVGITSIELAELQPPMFDLHPMRALFLMSKSSFQPPKLKDKNKWSTAFHNFVKVSLTKNPKKRPTAEKLLSHVFVGQTGLTRRLAVDLLDKMNNPDNHQHYSEVDDEDLEPLSAVRHTIRSSNKQARAERTRSEIDFDKLQFEPPLRKETEAHSEMDVSKDNDFPSPWSPFAEGGITTRSLLKSVEDELFQRGHVTHLEDAFEEVELSTLKPGLPPPPLPPKPRLNNSSEELGLNDERSLTVRRFPNSENGPSQAARRQSTPEQGNKGEHSSSDYLSVSVSSPGILSHASDPDNDSDGSVNGDSPKPALNRHRKEKKEFPKPAINGLPPTPKVLMGACFSKVFDGCPLKINCATSWIHPDTKDQYLIFGTEDGIYTLNLNELHEATMEQLFPRKCTWLYVINNNLMSLSGKNFQLYSHNLIGLFEQLKKPGLAAQFQTHRFPDKILPRRFALTTKIPDTKGCHKCCIVRNPYTGHKYLCGALQSGIVLLQWYEPMQRFMLIKHFDFPLPSPLKVFEMLVVPEQEYPLLCVAISQGTEQGQVVRFETINLNSCSSWFTEIGTTNKQVDAIHVTQLERDTVLVCLDQNLKIVNLQGRLKSNKKLASELSFDFCIESVVCLQDSVLAFWKHGMQGKSFKSNEVTQEICDPSRVFRLLGSDRVVVLESRPTDNPTALSNLYILAGHENSY, from the exons GGGATGACTTTTCCATCATACAGCAGGAAATCTTCATGGTGAAGGAATGCATGCACCACAATATTGTGGCCTACTTTGGGAGCTACCTCTG TCGGGAGAAGCTTTGGATATGTATGGAGTACTGTGGTGGAGGATCTCTGCAGGACATATATCATG TAACGGGACCTCTGTCAGAGCTCCAGATAGCATATGTCAGCCGAGAGACCTTGCAG ggTTTGGGATATCTGCACACCAAGGGCAAGATGCATCGTGACATCAAG GGTGCCAACATACTTCTTACAGACAATGGAGATGTGAAGTTAG CTGACTTTGGAGTTGCAGCCAAAATAACAGCCACCATTGCCAAGAGAAAGTCCTTCATTGGAACACCTTATTG GATGGCTCCAGAAGTAGCAGCAGTGGAGAAGAACGGCGGCTACAACCAGCTCTGTGATATCTGGGCTGTTGGCATCACGTCCATAGAGCTGGCCGAGCTTCAGCCTCCAATGTTCGACTTGCACCCAATGAG GGCCTTATTTTTGATGTCGAAGAGTAGCTTCCAGCCTCCAAaactaaaagacaaaaacaaatg GTCCACTGCCTTCCATAATTTTGTCAAAGTGTCTTTGACAAAGAACCCAAAGAAGAGGCCCACTGCAGAAAAACTTCTGTCG catgtgtttgtgggCCAGACGGGTTTGACAAGGAGGCTCGCTGTTGACCTCCTAGATAAGATGAACAACCCAGACAACCACCAGCATTACAGTGAAGTGGACGATGAAGATCTGGAG CCCCTCTCTGCAGTCAGACACACCATCCGCTCCTCCAATAAACAAGCCAGAGCTGAGAGGACACGCTCAGAGATTGACT TTGACAAACTCCAGTTTGAACCACCACTCCGGAAAGAAACTGAGGCTCATTCTGAAATG GATGTGAGTAAAGATAATGACTTCCCTTCGCCCTGGAGTCCCTTTGCAGAGGGAGGAATAACAACCAG GAGCCTTCTCAAAAGCGTTGAGGATGAATTGTTCCAACG GGGACACGTCACCCATCTCGAAGACGCCTTTGAAGAAGTGGAGCT GTCAACTCTGAAGCCAgggcttcctcctcctcctttgccaccaaaa CCGAGATTAAACAATTCATCAGAGGAACTCGGCCTTAACGACGAGAGGTCTCTGACTGTGCGGAGGTTTCCAAACTCTGAGAATGGGCCGAGTCAGGCGGCTCGCAGACAGAGCACACCTGAGCAGGGGAACAAGGGGGAGCACTCATCTTCTGACTACCTCTCTGTGAGCGTCAGCAGCCCTGGCATTTTGTCTCATGCATCTGATCCTG ATAATGATTCAGATGGCAGTGTGAACGGAGACAGTCCAAAGCCAGCACTCAACAGGCACCGGAAAGAGAAAAAGGAATTCCCT AAACCAGCTATCAACGGCCTGCCACCCACTCCTAAAGTGCTG ATGGGAGCCTGTTTCTCCAAAGTGTTTGATGGTTGTCCACTGAAGATCAACTGTGCCACATCATGGATTCATCCAGACACCAAAG acCAGTATCTCATCTTTGGGACAGAGGATGGCATCTATACCCTGAATCTTAATGAGCTTCATGAAGCCACAATGGAACAG CTCTTCCCAAGGAAGTGCACGTGGCTGTATGTTATCAACAACAACCTGATGTCTTTATCTG GAAAAAACTTCCAGCTGTATTCACACAACCTCATTGGACTGTTCGAGCAGCTGAAGAAGCCTGGACTGGCTGCTCAGTTCCAGACTCATCGCTTCCCAGACAAAATTTTACCCAG gAGATTTGCCCTGACAACTAAGATCCCAGACACAAAGGGCTGTCACAAGTGTTGCATTG TGAGAAACCCATACACGGGCCACAAATACCTGTGTGGAGCGCTGCAGTCTGGGATTGTCTTGTTGCAGTGGTATGAGCCCATGCAGAGGTTTATGCTCATTAAG CATTTCGACTTCCCTCTTCCCAGCCCACTAAAGGTGTTTGAGATGCTTGTGGTCCCAGAGCAGGAGTATCCTCTGTTGTGTGTGGCCATCAGCCAGGGAACAGAGCAGGGACAGGTTGTCCGCTTTGAGACCATCAACCTCaactcctgctcctcctggtTCACAGAGATCGGAACAA CTAATAAGCAAGTGGATGCAATCCATGTTACCCAGCTGGAGAGAGACACCGTGTTGGTGTGTTTGGACC AAAATTTGAAGATTGTTAATCTCCAAGGCAGACTGAAGTCTAACAAGAAGCTGGCGTCTGAGCTCAGCTTTGACTTCTGCATTGAATCTGTTG TGTGCCTTCAGGACAGTGTCCTGGCCTTCTGGAAACATGGCATGCAGGGAAAGAGCTTCAAGTCCAATGAG GTGACCCAGGAGATCTGTGATCCAAGCAGAGTCTTCCGTCTCCTCGGATCTGACAG GGTGGTGGTCCTGGAGAGTCGACCCACAGACAACCCCACGGCTCTGAGCAACCTCTACATTTTAGCAGGTCATGAGAACAGTTACTGA
- the cdkl1 gene encoding cyclin-dependent kinase-like 1 gives MEKYEKIGKIGEGSYGVVFKCRNKDTGQIVAIKKFVESEDDPIIKKIALREIRMLKQLKHANLVNLIEVFRRKRKLHLVFEYCDHTVLNELDRHPRGVPEHLVKSITWQTLQAVNFCHKQNCIHRDVKPENILITKHQVIKLCDFGFARILTGPCDYYTDYVATRWYRAPELLVGDTQYGPPVDVWAIGCVFAELMSGIPLWPGKSDMDQLYLIRKTLGDLTPRHQQVFSNNQFFSGVSIPEPQEMETLEQKYPNLSHQALSLMKGCLRMDPSERLTCGQLLLHPYFDSLREKHEGTSREQDRSGNKRTRHPRKQLPPGYLPQLTGSSIFPSLDNKKYYNNLRRFNYHLPNI, from the exons ATGGAGAAGTACGAGAAGATTGGGAAGATCGGCGAGGGCTCTTACGGAGTCGTCTTCAAGTGCAGGAACAAAGACACGGGACAAATCGTCGCCATCAAGAAGTTTGTGGAGTCGGAGGACGATCCCATCATCAAGAAAATCGCACTGAGGGAGATCAGGATGCTCAAG CAACTTAAACATGCAAACCTGGTTAACCTGATCGAGGTTTTTCGGCGCAAGCGGAAGCTCCACCTGGTGTTCGAGTACTGCGATCACACGGTCCTCAACGAACTGGACCGACATCCCAGAGG AGTTCCAGAACACCTTGTAAAGAGTATAACCTGGCAGACGTTGCAGGCTGTGAACTTCTGTCACAAACAGAAT TGCATCCACCGAGACGTCAAGCCAGAGAATATTCTCATCACCAAACACCAAGTCATCAAACTCTGTGACTTTGGCTTTGCCAGGATTCTCA CTGGTCCATGTGACTACTACACGGACTACGTGGCCACTCGTTGGTATCGAGCCCCGGAGCTGCTGGTGGGAGACACTCAGTACGGTCCTCCAGTGGACGTGTGGGCCATCggctgtgtgtttgctgagcTGATGTCAGGGATTCCTCTGTGGCCTGGAAAATCTGACATGGACCAACTGTACCTGATCAGGAAGACTCTGG gagATCTGACTCCTCGACATCAGCAGGTTTTCAGCAACAACCAGTTCTTCAGTGGAGTTTCCATCCCAGAGCCACAAGAGATg GAAACTCTGGAGCAGAAATATCCAAACCTCTCACATCAAGCTCTGAGTCTCATGAAG GGTTGTCTGAGGATGGACCCGTCTGAGCGGCTCACCTGCGGTCAGCTCCTCCTGCATCCGTACTTTGACAGCCTGCGAGAAAAACACGAGGGCACTTCCCGCGAGCAGGATCGCTCCGGCAACAAGAGGACGCGCCATCCTCGCAAACAACTTCCTCCTGGG TATTTGCCTCAGCTGACCGGCAGCAGCATCTTCCCATCTCTGGACAATAAGAAATACTACAACAACCTGCGCAGGTTCAACTatcatttaccaaacatctaA
- the dmac2l gene encoding ATP synthase subunit s, mitochondrial isoform X2, producing MKLLLKAVQNAVSPRDWGRRNLWGWLNAVFNKVDYERIKAVGPDRAAAEWLLRCGAKVRFQGLDRFQHDYNLLPTGPLGRYKIQAIDATESCIMYRGFDHLDGLKHLEEIKFNKCIYIEDTCLERLSSIESLQESLNTVEVVSCGNVTDRGIIALHKLRNLEHLFVSDLPGIKDQQATANRLQTALPHLDIVMDLD from the exons ATGAAGCTTTTATTGAAGGCAGTACAGAATGCAGTGAGTCCACGGGACTGGGGCCGCAGAAACCTCTGGGGTTGGCTCAACGCAGTTTTCAACAA GGTGGACTATGAGAGGATCAAAGCCGTCGGTCCAGACCGAGCTGCGGCAGAGTGGCTGCTGAGATGTGGAGCCAAAGTGCGGTTCCAAGGTTTGGATCGCTTTCAGCATGACTACAACCTGCTTCCAACCGGGCCTCTAGGCCGATACAAGATCCAGGCGATTGACGCCACTGAATCCTGCATCATGTACAGAGGGTTTGATCACCTGG ATGGTTTGAAACACTTGGAGGAAATCAAGTTCAACAAGTGCATCTACATTGAAGACACCTGCCTGGAGAGGCTGAGCTCCATCGAGAGTCTGCAGGAGAGTTTGAACACGGTGGAGGTGGTGTCATGTGGAAATGTGACAGATAGGGGCATTATCGCTTTGCACAAACTCAG GAATCTGGAGCATCTGTTTGTCAGTGATCTGCCGGGAATCAAGGACCAACAGGCGACGGCTAACAGATTACAGACAGCACTTCCGCATCTGGATATTGTGATGGACCTGGATTGA
- the dmac2l gene encoding ATP synthase subunit s, mitochondrial isoform X1, with protein sequence MRHVVKVKGSNGRLSLVNSVVRQRRNMKLLLKAVQNAVSPRDWGRRNLWGWLNAVFNKVDYERIKAVGPDRAAAEWLLRCGAKVRFQGLDRFQHDYNLLPTGPLGRYKIQAIDATESCIMYRGFDHLDGLKHLEEIKFNKCIYIEDTCLERLSSIESLQESLNTVEVVSCGNVTDRGIIALHKLRNLEHLFVSDLPGIKDQQATANRLQTALPHLDIVMDLD encoded by the exons ATGCGTCACGTGGTCAAAGTCAAAGGCAGCAATGGCCGCCTCTCGTTGGTAAACAGTGTTGTTCG GCAGCGCAGAAACATGAAGCTTTTATTGAAGGCAGTACAGAATGCAGTGAGTCCACGGGACTGGGGCCGCAGAAACCTCTGGGGTTGGCTCAACGCAGTTTTCAACAA GGTGGACTATGAGAGGATCAAAGCCGTCGGTCCAGACCGAGCTGCGGCAGAGTGGCTGCTGAGATGTGGAGCCAAAGTGCGGTTCCAAGGTTTGGATCGCTTTCAGCATGACTACAACCTGCTTCCAACCGGGCCTCTAGGCCGATACAAGATCCAGGCGATTGACGCCACTGAATCCTGCATCATGTACAGAGGGTTTGATCACCTGG ATGGTTTGAAACACTTGGAGGAAATCAAGTTCAACAAGTGCATCTACATTGAAGACACCTGCCTGGAGAGGCTGAGCTCCATCGAGAGTCTGCAGGAGAGTTTGAACACGGTGGAGGTGGTGTCATGTGGAAATGTGACAGATAGGGGCATTATCGCTTTGCACAAACTCAG GAATCTGGAGCATCTGTTTGTCAGTGATCTGCCGGGAATCAAGGACCAACAGGCGACGGCTAACAGATTACAGACAGCACTTCCGCATCTGGATATTGTGATGGACCTGGATTGA
- the map4k5 gene encoding mitogen-activated protein kinase kinase kinase kinase 5 isoform X2: MDIFPRPSGEIQRRNPQHDFELIQRVGSGTYGDVYKARNIQTGELAAVKIIKLEPGDDFSIIQQEIFMVKECMHHNIVAYFGSYLCREKLWICMEYCGGGSLQDIYHVTGPLSELQIAYVSRETLQGLGYLHTKGKMHRDIKGANILLTDNGDVKLADFGVAAKITATIAKRKSFIGTPYWMAPEVAAVEKNGGYNQLCDIWAVGITSIELAELQPPMFDLHPMRALFLMSKSSFQPPKLKDKNKWSTAFHNFVKVSLTKNPKKRPTAEKLLSHVFVGQTGLTRRLAVDLLDKMNNPDNHQHYSEVDDEDLEPLSAVRHTIRSSNKQARAERTRSEIDFDKLQFEPPLRKETEAHSEMDVSKDNDFPSPWSPFAEGGITTRGHVTHLEDAFEEVELSTLKPGLPPPPLPPKPRLNNSSEELGLNDERSLTVRRFPNSENGPSQAARRQSTPEQGNKGEHSSSDYLSVSVSSPGILSHASDPDNDSDGSVNGDSPKPALNRHRKEKKEFPKPAINGLPPTPKVLMGACFSKVFDGCPLKINCATSWIHPDTKDQYLIFGTEDGIYTLNLNELHEATMEQLFPRKCTWLYVINNNLMSLSGKNFQLYSHNLIGLFEQLKKPGLAAQFQTHRFPDKILPRRFALTTKIPDTKGCHKCCIVRNPYTGHKYLCGALQSGIVLLQWYEPMQRFMLIKHFDFPLPSPLKVFEMLVVPEQEYPLLCVAISQGTEQGQVVRFETINLNSCSSWFTEIGTTNKQVDAIHVTQLERDTVLVCLDQNLKIVNLQGRLKSNKKLASELSFDFCIESVVCLQDSVLAFWKHGMQGKSFKSNEVTQEICDPSRVFRLLGSDRVVVLESRPTDNPTALSNLYILAGHENSY; encoded by the exons GGGATGACTTTTCCATCATACAGCAGGAAATCTTCATGGTGAAGGAATGCATGCACCACAATATTGTGGCCTACTTTGGGAGCTACCTCTG TCGGGAGAAGCTTTGGATATGTATGGAGTACTGTGGTGGAGGATCTCTGCAGGACATATATCATG TAACGGGACCTCTGTCAGAGCTCCAGATAGCATATGTCAGCCGAGAGACCTTGCAG ggTTTGGGATATCTGCACACCAAGGGCAAGATGCATCGTGACATCAAG GGTGCCAACATACTTCTTACAGACAATGGAGATGTGAAGTTAG CTGACTTTGGAGTTGCAGCCAAAATAACAGCCACCATTGCCAAGAGAAAGTCCTTCATTGGAACACCTTATTG GATGGCTCCAGAAGTAGCAGCAGTGGAGAAGAACGGCGGCTACAACCAGCTCTGTGATATCTGGGCTGTTGGCATCACGTCCATAGAGCTGGCCGAGCTTCAGCCTCCAATGTTCGACTTGCACCCAATGAG GGCCTTATTTTTGATGTCGAAGAGTAGCTTCCAGCCTCCAAaactaaaagacaaaaacaaatg GTCCACTGCCTTCCATAATTTTGTCAAAGTGTCTTTGACAAAGAACCCAAAGAAGAGGCCCACTGCAGAAAAACTTCTGTCG catgtgtttgtgggCCAGACGGGTTTGACAAGGAGGCTCGCTGTTGACCTCCTAGATAAGATGAACAACCCAGACAACCACCAGCATTACAGTGAAGTGGACGATGAAGATCTGGAG CCCCTCTCTGCAGTCAGACACACCATCCGCTCCTCCAATAAACAAGCCAGAGCTGAGAGGACACGCTCAGAGATTGACT TTGACAAACTCCAGTTTGAACCACCACTCCGGAAAGAAACTGAGGCTCATTCTGAAATG GATGTGAGTAAAGATAATGACTTCCCTTCGCCCTGGAGTCCCTTTGCAGAGGGAGGAATAACAACCAG GGGACACGTCACCCATCTCGAAGACGCCTTTGAAGAAGTGGAGCT GTCAACTCTGAAGCCAgggcttcctcctcctcctttgccaccaaaa CCGAGATTAAACAATTCATCAGAGGAACTCGGCCTTAACGACGAGAGGTCTCTGACTGTGCGGAGGTTTCCAAACTCTGAGAATGGGCCGAGTCAGGCGGCTCGCAGACAGAGCACACCTGAGCAGGGGAACAAGGGGGAGCACTCATCTTCTGACTACCTCTCTGTGAGCGTCAGCAGCCCTGGCATTTTGTCTCATGCATCTGATCCTG ATAATGATTCAGATGGCAGTGTGAACGGAGACAGTCCAAAGCCAGCACTCAACAGGCACCGGAAAGAGAAAAAGGAATTCCCT AAACCAGCTATCAACGGCCTGCCACCCACTCCTAAAGTGCTG ATGGGAGCCTGTTTCTCCAAAGTGTTTGATGGTTGTCCACTGAAGATCAACTGTGCCACATCATGGATTCATCCAGACACCAAAG acCAGTATCTCATCTTTGGGACAGAGGATGGCATCTATACCCTGAATCTTAATGAGCTTCATGAAGCCACAATGGAACAG CTCTTCCCAAGGAAGTGCACGTGGCTGTATGTTATCAACAACAACCTGATGTCTTTATCTG GAAAAAACTTCCAGCTGTATTCACACAACCTCATTGGACTGTTCGAGCAGCTGAAGAAGCCTGGACTGGCTGCTCAGTTCCAGACTCATCGCTTCCCAGACAAAATTTTACCCAG gAGATTTGCCCTGACAACTAAGATCCCAGACACAAAGGGCTGTCACAAGTGTTGCATTG TGAGAAACCCATACACGGGCCACAAATACCTGTGTGGAGCGCTGCAGTCTGGGATTGTCTTGTTGCAGTGGTATGAGCCCATGCAGAGGTTTATGCTCATTAAG CATTTCGACTTCCCTCTTCCCAGCCCACTAAAGGTGTTTGAGATGCTTGTGGTCCCAGAGCAGGAGTATCCTCTGTTGTGTGTGGCCATCAGCCAGGGAACAGAGCAGGGACAGGTTGTCCGCTTTGAGACCATCAACCTCaactcctgctcctcctggtTCACAGAGATCGGAACAA CTAATAAGCAAGTGGATGCAATCCATGTTACCCAGCTGGAGAGAGACACCGTGTTGGTGTGTTTGGACC AAAATTTGAAGATTGTTAATCTCCAAGGCAGACTGAAGTCTAACAAGAAGCTGGCGTCTGAGCTCAGCTTTGACTTCTGCATTGAATCTGTTG TGTGCCTTCAGGACAGTGTCCTGGCCTTCTGGAAACATGGCATGCAGGGAAAGAGCTTCAAGTCCAATGAG GTGACCCAGGAGATCTGTGATCCAAGCAGAGTCTTCCGTCTCCTCGGATCTGACAG GGTGGTGGTCCTGGAGAGTCGACCCACAGACAACCCCACGGCTCTGAGCAACCTCTACATTTTAGCAGGTCATGAGAACAGTTACTGA
- the map4k5 gene encoding mitogen-activated protein kinase kinase kinase kinase 5 isoform X1 yields the protein MDIFPRPSGEIQRRNPQHDFELIQRVGSGTYGDVYKARNIQTGELAAVKIIKLEPGDDFSIIQQEIFMVKECMHHNIVAYFGSYLCREKLWICMEYCGGGSLQDIYHVTGPLSELQIAYVSRETLQGLGYLHTKGKMHRDIKGANILLTDNGDVKLADFGVAAKITATIAKRKSFIGTPYWMAPEVAAVEKNGGYNQLCDIWAVGITSIELAELQPPMFDLHPMRALFLMSKSSFQPPKLKDKNKWSTAFHNFVKVSLTKNPKKRPTAEKLLSHVFVGQTGLTRRLAVDLLDKMNNPDNHQHYSEVDDEDLEPLSAVRHTIRSSNKQARAERTRSEIDSNNGTHQGGPCSSPSFTEVDKLQFEPPLRKETEAHSEMDVSKDNDFPSPWSPFAEGGITTRGHVTHLEDAFEEVELSTLKPGLPPPPLPPKPRLNNSSEELGLNDERSLTVRRFPNSENGPSQAARRQSTPEQGNKGEHSSSDYLSVSVSSPGILSHASDPDNDSDGSVNGDSPKPALNRHRKEKKEFPKPAINGLPPTPKVLMGACFSKVFDGCPLKINCATSWIHPDTKDQYLIFGTEDGIYTLNLNELHEATMEQLFPRKCTWLYVINNNLMSLSGKNFQLYSHNLIGLFEQLKKPGLAAQFQTHRFPDKILPRRFALTTKIPDTKGCHKCCIVRNPYTGHKYLCGALQSGIVLLQWYEPMQRFMLIKHFDFPLPSPLKVFEMLVVPEQEYPLLCVAISQGTEQGQVVRFETINLNSCSSWFTEIGTTNKQVDAIHVTQLERDTVLVCLDQNLKIVNLQGRLKSNKKLASELSFDFCIESVVCLQDSVLAFWKHGMQGKSFKSNEVTQEICDPSRVFRLLGSDRVVVLESRPTDNPTALSNLYILAGHENSY from the exons GGGATGACTTTTCCATCATACAGCAGGAAATCTTCATGGTGAAGGAATGCATGCACCACAATATTGTGGCCTACTTTGGGAGCTACCTCTG TCGGGAGAAGCTTTGGATATGTATGGAGTACTGTGGTGGAGGATCTCTGCAGGACATATATCATG TAACGGGACCTCTGTCAGAGCTCCAGATAGCATATGTCAGCCGAGAGACCTTGCAG ggTTTGGGATATCTGCACACCAAGGGCAAGATGCATCGTGACATCAAG GGTGCCAACATACTTCTTACAGACAATGGAGATGTGAAGTTAG CTGACTTTGGAGTTGCAGCCAAAATAACAGCCACCATTGCCAAGAGAAAGTCCTTCATTGGAACACCTTATTG GATGGCTCCAGAAGTAGCAGCAGTGGAGAAGAACGGCGGCTACAACCAGCTCTGTGATATCTGGGCTGTTGGCATCACGTCCATAGAGCTGGCCGAGCTTCAGCCTCCAATGTTCGACTTGCACCCAATGAG GGCCTTATTTTTGATGTCGAAGAGTAGCTTCCAGCCTCCAAaactaaaagacaaaaacaaatg GTCCACTGCCTTCCATAATTTTGTCAAAGTGTCTTTGACAAAGAACCCAAAGAAGAGGCCCACTGCAGAAAAACTTCTGTCG catgtgtttgtgggCCAGACGGGTTTGACAAGGAGGCTCGCTGTTGACCTCCTAGATAAGATGAACAACCCAGACAACCACCAGCATTACAGTGAAGTGGACGATGAAGATCTGGAG CCCCTCTCTGCAGTCAGACACACCATCCGCTCCTCCAATAAACAAGCCAGAGCTGAGAGGACACGCTCAGAGATTGACT CAAACAATGGGACACACCAAGGAGGGCCATGCTCAAGTCCTAGCTTCACTGAAG TTGACAAACTCCAGTTTGAACCACCACTCCGGAAAGAAACTGAGGCTCATTCTGAAATG GATGTGAGTAAAGATAATGACTTCCCTTCGCCCTGGAGTCCCTTTGCAGAGGGAGGAATAACAACCAG GGGACACGTCACCCATCTCGAAGACGCCTTTGAAGAAGTGGAGCT GTCAACTCTGAAGCCAgggcttcctcctcctcctttgccaccaaaa CCGAGATTAAACAATTCATCAGAGGAACTCGGCCTTAACGACGAGAGGTCTCTGACTGTGCGGAGGTTTCCAAACTCTGAGAATGGGCCGAGTCAGGCGGCTCGCAGACAGAGCACACCTGAGCAGGGGAACAAGGGGGAGCACTCATCTTCTGACTACCTCTCTGTGAGCGTCAGCAGCCCTGGCATTTTGTCTCATGCATCTGATCCTG ATAATGATTCAGATGGCAGTGTGAACGGAGACAGTCCAAAGCCAGCACTCAACAGGCACCGGAAAGAGAAAAAGGAATTCCCT AAACCAGCTATCAACGGCCTGCCACCCACTCCTAAAGTGCTG ATGGGAGCCTGTTTCTCCAAAGTGTTTGATGGTTGTCCACTGAAGATCAACTGTGCCACATCATGGATTCATCCAGACACCAAAG acCAGTATCTCATCTTTGGGACAGAGGATGGCATCTATACCCTGAATCTTAATGAGCTTCATGAAGCCACAATGGAACAG CTCTTCCCAAGGAAGTGCACGTGGCTGTATGTTATCAACAACAACCTGATGTCTTTATCTG GAAAAAACTTCCAGCTGTATTCACACAACCTCATTGGACTGTTCGAGCAGCTGAAGAAGCCTGGACTGGCTGCTCAGTTCCAGACTCATCGCTTCCCAGACAAAATTTTACCCAG gAGATTTGCCCTGACAACTAAGATCCCAGACACAAAGGGCTGTCACAAGTGTTGCATTG TGAGAAACCCATACACGGGCCACAAATACCTGTGTGGAGCGCTGCAGTCTGGGATTGTCTTGTTGCAGTGGTATGAGCCCATGCAGAGGTTTATGCTCATTAAG CATTTCGACTTCCCTCTTCCCAGCCCACTAAAGGTGTTTGAGATGCTTGTGGTCCCAGAGCAGGAGTATCCTCTGTTGTGTGTGGCCATCAGCCAGGGAACAGAGCAGGGACAGGTTGTCCGCTTTGAGACCATCAACCTCaactcctgctcctcctggtTCACAGAGATCGGAACAA CTAATAAGCAAGTGGATGCAATCCATGTTACCCAGCTGGAGAGAGACACCGTGTTGGTGTGTTTGGACC AAAATTTGAAGATTGTTAATCTCCAAGGCAGACTGAAGTCTAACAAGAAGCTGGCGTCTGAGCTCAGCTTTGACTTCTGCATTGAATCTGTTG TGTGCCTTCAGGACAGTGTCCTGGCCTTCTGGAAACATGGCATGCAGGGAAAGAGCTTCAAGTCCAATGAG GTGACCCAGGAGATCTGTGATCCAAGCAGAGTCTTCCGTCTCCTCGGATCTGACAG GGTGGTGGTCCTGGAGAGTCGACCCACAGACAACCCCACGGCTCTGAGCAACCTCTACATTTTAGCAGGTCATGAGAACAGTTACTGA